In Aminobacterium sp. MB27-C1, a single genomic region encodes these proteins:
- a CDS encoding DUF5058 family protein, protein MESYASIANSPLLWGITALAVGLVLFQTIIFLKKSFKAGKEMGISEEKMKTAFITGSISSIGPSIVIVIGMVSLLIVVGGPTALMRLAYIGNVAYELLAAQFAADAYGVVLTDPSIPQGVFVTTLWAMAVGCIGWIVFTALITDKMDKFKNKFTGGASRMVPVISTAAMLGAYGYLNAGYAISMDGKTVALSAGFLLMLAIMICYKKTKKKWLNEWGLTIAMVGGVLCAVLI, encoded by the coding sequence ATGGAAAGCTACGCATCGATAGCAAATAGTCCTCTTCTTTGGGGGATAACAGCACTTGCGGTCGGATTAGTGTTATTTCAAACCATAATCTTTTTGAAAAAGAGCTTTAAAGCAGGAAAAGAGATGGGAATAAGCGAGGAAAAAATGAAAACAGCGTTTATAACAGGCTCTATTTCCTCAATAGGTCCATCGATAGTCATCGTTATTGGAATGGTTTCTTTGCTTATTGTTGTAGGTGGCCCCACTGCATTAATGAGATTGGCATATATCGGTAATGTAGCTTATGAATTGCTTGCGGCTCAATTTGCTGCTGATGCTTACGGAGTAGTGCTCACAGATCCCTCTATTCCTCAAGGTGTTTTTGTAACAACCTTATGGGCAATGGCAGTAGGTTGCATTGGATGGATTGTTTTTACCGCCTTGATTACAGACAAAATGGATAAGTTCAAAAATAAATTTACTGGCGGTGCTTCTAGAATGGTTCCTGTTATATCAACAGCTGCAATGTTGGGAGCCTATGGATACTTAAATGCAGGATATGCAATTAGTATGGATGGAAAGACAGTTGCTTTGTCGGCGGGGTTCCTCCTTATGTTGGCTATTATGATTTGTTACAAGAAAACGAAAAAGAAATGGTTGAACGAGTGGGGACTTACGATAGCTATGGTAGGCGGCGTTTTGTGCGCAGTACTTATCTAG
- a CDS encoding Hint domain-containing homing endonuclease, which translates to MKRMELARILRKPGESIPIKFGDPHHDQWIFDMYGGEQIVKEKLPVLYNALRTTALISQGEVKEKETEGFEDGAEIGIIKWDKESHSLVIKASTSLVSKALYIDEKIEVRTSKDEHVATFAQTTEETDHTKLVLCSDFDPADYASNVLEIDYTSHWAEATNGQLKGFLSSRNIESQIYLSGEVKEVHLLKPVKKDSTQESPINICYNRRPVAEEEIDYIYEESFDPATGKQRLFAPLSAWVEFEDDSDPFRCIDLSTFDLKLDCQNGIARYTKTDREIPLQDRFVKGQDAPAKYTNGFFFDLDPDWKTNVPSNRLPQKDKVDIYFTVQYVRESGDRGSIQISSTLAPPIPSNAALSRCLHILWGCLSKGTKILMADGCERPIETIKIGDLVQMNTNGYTAVVTQCIRGNEKDDMIHFHTLNGLDLVCTKDHPIVTDKGAMRASEVTGNCHFIHQTGEILKLTGIWEVPGDEVYNLELCPQENDPSSKEGCTFFAEGILVGDNNMQALVKAPTNEIFDNPHRDSAAVKQTLWEAMK; encoded by the coding sequence ATGAAAAGAATGGAGTTAGCAAGGATTCTGCGAAAACCCGGAGAAAGCATACCTATAAAATTTGGTGATCCTCATCATGACCAATGGATTTTTGACATGTATGGTGGCGAACAAATCGTTAAAGAAAAATTGCCTGTTCTCTATAATGCTTTACGAACAACGGCATTGATTTCCCAAGGGGAAGTTAAGGAGAAAGAGACAGAAGGATTCGAAGATGGAGCTGAAATAGGAATCATCAAATGGGATAAGGAAAGCCACTCTCTCGTAATCAAAGCATCAACATCTCTCGTTTCAAAAGCTCTTTATATAGACGAAAAAATCGAAGTACGCACGTCAAAAGATGAACATGTAGCTACCTTTGCCCAAACGACTGAGGAGACAGATCACACGAAACTGGTACTCTGTTCTGATTTCGATCCTGCGGACTATGCCTCAAACGTACTGGAAATAGACTATACTTCCCATTGGGCAGAAGCGACAAATGGACAACTTAAAGGATTTCTGAGCAGCCGCAATATAGAGTCGCAAATATATCTATCTGGCGAAGTAAAAGAAGTACACTTACTAAAACCCGTCAAAAAGGATTCCACCCAAGAGAGCCCCATCAATATTTGCTACAACCGCAGACCTGTTGCCGAAGAGGAAATTGATTACATCTATGAGGAAAGCTTCGATCCTGCTACTGGAAAACAACGTCTCTTCGCGCCTCTCTCCGCATGGGTGGAGTTCGAAGATGACAGTGATCCTTTTAGATGTATTGATCTTAGTACCTTTGATCTGAAACTAGACTGCCAAAATGGTATTGCACGCTACACGAAGACAGACAGAGAAATTCCGCTGCAAGACAGGTTCGTTAAAGGTCAGGATGCACCGGCAAAGTACACAAATGGTTTTTTCTTCGACCTTGATCCAGACTGGAAGACAAATGTTCCTTCTAACCGATTACCTCAAAAAGACAAAGTCGACATCTACTTCACTGTTCAATATGTAAGAGAGAGCGGTGATAGAGGCAGCATACAGATCAGTAGCACGCTGGCCCCCCCTATACCTTCTAATGCCGCCCTTTCCAGATGCCTGCATATTCTGTGGGGATGCTTGTCTAAGGGAACTAAAATTCTCATGGCTGACGGATGTGAACGCCCTATCGAAACTATAAAGATCGGTGACTTAGTACAGATGAACACCAACGGTTATACTGCTGTAGTAACACAATGTATTAGGGGTAATGAAAAAGATGACATGATCCACTTCCACACACTAAACGGTCTTGACCTTGTCTGCACTAAAGACCATCCGATTGTTACTGACAAGGGAGCTATGAGAGCATCAGAAGTAACTGGCAACTGCCACTTTATACATCAAACTGGAGAAATCCTTAAACTTACAGGCATATGGGAAGTGCCCGGCGACGAGGTTTATAACTTGGAACTATGCCCCCAAGAAAATGATCCTTCCTCAAAAGAAGGCTGTACTTTTTTCGCTGAAGGTATCCTTGTAGGAGACAACAATATGCAAGCACTAGTAAAAGCACCTACGAATGAGATATTCGACAATCCCCACAGAGATAGCGCCGCAGTCAAGCAAACTCTGTGGGAGGCAATGAAATGA
- a CDS encoding M20 family metallopeptidase — protein sequence MADRKECIRSYKGEMVCWRRDFHKHPETGFEEIRTSRRIVEILEDFPGVSVVKNFCKTAVIATIEGNSDGPVIGIRADIDALPIVDQKDVDYKSQNPGVCHACGHDVHTTVALGVLKYYSEHRDELKGALKVVFQPAEEGPAPGGAKLITDSGQVDDIDVMIGFHTNPDHPVGTMLLRRNEMLASADNFIIAIKGTGGHGAYPHQTKDALMTGVEVYNALQNMLTRELDPVKSTVLSICSFNAGTPKGTNVIPPVVTMSGTVRTFDSEVRTFVLKRIKEILESVCVLRGCSSEIDIETISIALKNEDDMIDIFESVGNEVLGAENVSYMELPEMGYDDFAYYGLKSKASYFYFGTSKVDDLGKITFHHPLFDVDEECLCIGVELLTGIMDKITENMEV from the coding sequence GTGGCAGATAGAAAAGAGTGTATTCGCAGCTATAAGGGAGAGATGGTTTGCTGGCGAAGAGATTTTCACAAACATCCTGAAACAGGATTTGAAGAAATTCGTACGTCGAGAAGAATCGTAGAGATATTAGAGGATTTCCCGGGTGTTAGCGTTGTAAAGAATTTCTGCAAAACTGCTGTCATCGCGACAATAGAAGGAAATAGCGATGGGCCAGTAATTGGCATAAGGGCAGACATTGATGCTTTGCCCATAGTGGATCAGAAAGATGTAGATTACAAATCGCAGAATCCTGGCGTGTGTCATGCTTGTGGACACGATGTCCACACTACGGTTGCCCTTGGTGTACTGAAATACTATTCAGAACACAGAGATGAGTTGAAGGGAGCATTGAAAGTTGTTTTCCAGCCTGCAGAAGAGGGGCCGGCTCCTGGTGGCGCCAAGCTGATTACTGATAGCGGACAGGTTGATGATATTGATGTAATGATTGGGTTCCATACGAACCCAGACCATCCTGTTGGCACTATGCTTCTGCGGAGAAATGAAATGTTGGCTAGTGCAGATAACTTCATAATAGCGATCAAGGGAACTGGTGGTCACGGCGCTTATCCTCATCAGACAAAAGATGCTCTCATGACCGGAGTGGAAGTTTATAACGCGTTGCAAAACATGTTGACTCGAGAGCTTGATCCTGTGAAATCTACAGTGTTATCCATATGTTCCTTTAATGCAGGAACTCCAAAGGGAACAAACGTTATTCCTCCTGTAGTCACTATGAGCGGAACGGTCAGGACCTTTGATAGTGAAGTCAGAACCTTTGTCTTGAAGAGAATAAAAGAAATACTTGAGAGTGTCTGTGTATTAAGAGGGTGTTCCTCTGAAATTGATATAGAGACTATAAGCATTGCACTTAAAAACGAAGACGACATGATTGATATTTTTGAATCTGTAGGAAATGAAGTTCTGGGTGCTGAAAATGTCTCGTATATGGAACTGCCTGAGATGGGGTATGACGATTTTGCATATTATGGTTTGAAATCTAAAGCAAGTTATTTTTATTTTGGAACCTCTAAAGTAGATGATTTGGGCAAAATTACATTCCATCATCCATTATTTGACGTTGACGAAGAATGTCTATGTATCGGGGTTGAATTACTAACCGGGATCATGGACAAAATAACAGAAAACATGGAGGTATAG
- a CDS encoding TetR/AcrR family transcriptional regulator: MSNKAVKKILIKTTYDMIGDQGITNVTIRKVAAKTGYSSAALYRHFENFDHLLTYACIGYLEPYVEDFKYFKRLSNNSLEIAIQMWANIARSSFFTPEIFAQLFIGPYRDQVYQIIKDYYYIFDMDVFNVGEVSQLMLQMGELFFENENYIKHSSTKYTEEQIKILSDLTVYTYCGMLGTLMKKEYKVAEIEKMVDSFQASLKYLYS; this comes from the coding sequence ATGAGTAATAAGGCAGTTAAAAAAATTTTAATAAAAACTACCTACGATATGATTGGAGATCAGGGAATTACCAACGTTACTATACGTAAAGTAGCAGCAAAAACTGGTTATAGCTCTGCAGCCCTCTATCGACATTTTGAAAACTTCGATCATTTATTGACCTATGCGTGCATTGGTTATTTGGAACCTTACGTAGAGGACTTCAAATACTTTAAAAGATTGAGTAACAACTCTCTTGAAATTGCCATACAAATGTGGGCAAATATCGCTCGTTCTTCATTCTTTACGCCAGAGATATTCGCTCAACTTTTTATAGGTCCTTATAGAGATCAGGTGTATCAGATAATAAAAGATTATTATTATATTTTTGATATGGATGTCTTTAACGTAGGAGAAGTATCTCAACTTATGCTTCAAATGGGGGAGCTTTTCTTTGAAAACGAAAACTATATAAAACACTCCAGCACAAAATATACAGAAGAACAGATAAAAATTTTAAGTGATCTGACCGTATATACGTACTGCGGAATGCTTGGTACGTTGATGAAAAAAGAATATAAGGTTGCTGAAATTGAAAAAATGGTCGATAGTTTTCAGGCATCACTAAAATATTTATATTCATAG
- a CDS encoding LamG-like jellyroll fold domain-containing protein, whose protein sequence is MSHQRRSFFSLKCNPPDCAIINDPPLISLCGSTPFTLSARFYISSRESNATIITQEGVFSLEIVKGALRFFSKGLGTFTLDIAKDPLAERDWNKVDIVYDKTNVIIYLQGFPALSAKTSSSQSSFIDKNTPWKMGLMEGYLQDVEFYSQALDKDEVQKLFFSNHHISRDKIELWADFGEYEPLDRSSRKHKLQLTGGCDIVNLVYGITPGKEGCIVPIGTAPVNPGSKECSTFTLLAKVYLGITTEDNDTYIFCNGTPEKPGSVCLGLSDKQTRPFFSLGEKRFTFDREIKAQRWIDLTATVSSTSVSLHIDGSPAGSHTISTSPARTEGAEIYLGNCQKGRTFNNGLQGHLDSICIFSSALTAEKLTEYADVAPYYFAPDLKALWIFSQEGNGAEILHGGNLAYSKTEVTLIENTVLDRELPPFEFAMPDNETGFSNMEEWQNRFAAEVFLQILHSVTGLEATRGFKDEEKQKLNGSMSLLLRNCLTSDPSLSNLMIEDEPDSKDILEFILAIYGCFELSVILYSFYCAWITHNPFGTRPFMVRFLYCVSKCIKSPEYLAANGAFILAVSRGIKGYREIHHFPNTDPSQPTGSEECTLLVKSIAFYDETLIDAGALLGRPDFDHDPVLPEWNSSELKNASILYHNQGEKTENIFVKATLNCNNFTNEKIVVTIGARTPEKSLLGRIPEINFTVTKSGNYTVKLPLKDNTLSGAHSQCYTQQWEWYFKVKGKVEPLGTTEHKIYVILGKPLSPWTTEKDTANLPVYPMIDLCNEVTKQECTETAKDRKFASQFVKWFRSCGKFASRERLDSPQNARWTNFHRILTIDGKAILTSIQNFEKTQKTENKAAFNDLETACFHCLLARLEGVEGIKILELSPGHNVSGFLLRGGKGPDGIVMEKGIRGTYSVCGIYPGSGKIPQIWDAFLQLKGSDNKWITATGIAFGAGDRKSDLVGTKDDKQYRSLLCMPFNTCQVGLKINVLKMNTLPLTKITSGNPVLDITPGRLDFDKSVQEGIKLNPFQVRCHAISYESIEKAIVLCINTANENASHIAKEDYVNLLENLCRAVTLTPEGEVPLSTTMEGSTFLELAFLEEDFNFPLDDEGKKDIVEYCNQLLYSLNSCLPNLRTGMSDWNSSIGANLDLEEWIHVTGDGEQCYVDCAWDNPDIFEILENTILSGLPVPPNVGFYIRNTKDCHRLFHLREFLLGIRNKGASPLKQNPFILRMAHVDLYNELLQDKISDPRKRILSSSNNNWRLNDYIRHNMSSSYPQEEPIYFLAKDSNGNLFWLQWPNAQYMYNIPLPANN, encoded by the coding sequence ATGAGCCATCAGAGAAGAAGTTTTTTCTCTCTGAAATGCAACCCTCCCGACTGTGCCATCATAAATGATCCCCCACTCATATCCCTATGCGGCAGTACTCCTTTCACCCTTAGCGCAAGATTCTATATCTCTAGCCGGGAATCAAATGCCACGATAATCACCCAAGAAGGCGTTTTTTCCTTAGAAATAGTAAAGGGTGCTCTTCGTTTTTTCTCAAAGGGACTAGGAACCTTCACTCTTGACATCGCTAAAGACCCTCTTGCAGAAAGGGACTGGAACAAAGTTGACATCGTCTACGACAAAACCAACGTCATAATATATTTACAAGGTTTTCCCGCACTGTCAGCCAAAACATCTTCCTCTCAATCTTCTTTCATCGACAAGAATACTCCATGGAAAATGGGCCTTATGGAGGGCTATTTACAAGATGTGGAGTTCTACTCCCAAGCTCTAGATAAAGATGAAGTACAAAAACTCTTCTTCTCCAATCATCATATTTCCCGAGATAAGATTGAATTATGGGCCGATTTTGGGGAGTACGAACCGCTTGACCGCAGTTCCCGTAAACATAAGCTACAGCTGACGGGAGGTTGCGACATAGTGAATCTGGTATATGGTATTACGCCGGGGAAAGAAGGTTGTATTGTTCCTATAGGAACCGCTCCCGTCAACCCAGGAAGTAAAGAGTGTTCAACGTTCACATTATTAGCTAAAGTGTATCTTGGCATTACGACAGAGGATAATGACACATATATCTTTTGTAACGGCACACCTGAAAAACCAGGATCCGTATGTTTGGGTTTATCCGATAAACAGACTCGCCCATTTTTTTCATTGGGAGAGAAACGTTTTACCTTCGACAGAGAGATCAAAGCTCAGAGATGGATAGACCTAACCGCGACTGTCTCTAGTACCTCAGTAAGCCTTCACATAGATGGATCCCCCGCTGGGAGCCATACCATCTCAACGTCCCCAGCAAGAACAGAAGGAGCCGAAATATACTTGGGCAACTGTCAGAAGGGAAGAACTTTCAACAACGGCCTCCAAGGACATCTGGATAGTATCTGTATCTTTTCCTCTGCCTTGACAGCAGAGAAGCTAACAGAATACGCTGATGTAGCACCTTACTACTTCGCCCCCGATCTAAAGGCTCTATGGATATTTTCTCAAGAAGGCAACGGCGCAGAGATCCTCCATGGTGGGAACCTCGCATATTCGAAAACAGAAGTAACCCTTATTGAAAATACTGTCTTAGACAGAGAACTACCTCCGTTCGAATTCGCCATGCCCGATAATGAAACAGGATTTAGCAACATGGAAGAATGGCAAAATCGTTTCGCCGCTGAAGTCTTCCTGCAAATATTGCATTCCGTAACAGGTCTTGAAGCTACGAGGGGATTTAAAGACGAGGAGAAACAGAAACTCAACGGTTCAATGTCGCTACTACTGAGGAATTGCTTAACTTCTGATCCTTCACTATCGAATCTAATGATAGAAGACGAGCCAGATTCTAAAGATATTCTCGAGTTTATTCTTGCCATATACGGGTGCTTTGAACTGAGCGTTATACTATACTCGTTTTATTGTGCTTGGATCACACATAACCCCTTTGGGACAAGACCCTTCATGGTACGATTCCTCTATTGTGTAAGCAAATGCATAAAAAGTCCGGAATATCTTGCAGCAAATGGAGCCTTTATCCTGGCTGTCAGTAGAGGAATAAAGGGATACAGGGAAATACACCATTTTCCCAACACCGATCCATCTCAACCTACTGGTAGCGAAGAGTGCACCCTTTTAGTTAAATCCATCGCCTTCTACGATGAAACACTTATCGATGCAGGAGCGCTGTTAGGGAGACCTGATTTCGACCATGATCCTGTGCTTCCTGAATGGAATTCTTCGGAACTTAAGAACGCATCGATTCTCTATCATAATCAGGGAGAAAAGACAGAAAACATATTCGTCAAGGCAACCCTCAACTGCAACAATTTCACCAATGAGAAAATTGTTGTCACTATAGGTGCCAGGACACCTGAGAAATCCCTTTTAGGAAGAATCCCAGAGATAAACTTTACAGTTACGAAAAGCGGAAACTATACTGTTAAACTTCCTTTGAAGGATAATACTCTTTCTGGAGCACATTCCCAATGTTACACTCAACAATGGGAATGGTATTTCAAGGTAAAAGGAAAAGTCGAACCGCTGGGAACCACAGAACATAAAATCTACGTCATCTTAGGAAAGCCCTTATCTCCATGGACAACAGAGAAAGATACTGCCAACTTGCCTGTCTACCCCATGATAGACTTATGCAACGAAGTGACCAAACAGGAGTGTACGGAGACTGCAAAAGATAGAAAATTTGCGTCTCAGTTCGTAAAATGGTTCAGAAGCTGCGGGAAATTTGCTTCCAGAGAAAGGCTAGATAGCCCACAGAATGCAAGATGGACCAATTTCCACCGCATCCTTACCATAGACGGCAAGGCTATCTTGACATCTATTCAAAACTTCGAAAAAACCCAAAAAACCGAGAACAAGGCCGCTTTCAACGATTTGGAAACAGCTTGTTTCCACTGCCTACTTGCCCGATTGGAAGGAGTGGAAGGCATAAAGATTCTGGAACTTTCTCCAGGACATAATGTATCAGGATTCTTGCTTAGAGGCGGTAAAGGACCTGACGGCATCGTTATGGAAAAAGGAATAAGGGGAACCTATTCCGTCTGCGGAATCTATCCTGGAAGTGGCAAAATTCCACAAATTTGGGATGCTTTCCTGCAGTTGAAGGGCTCCGACAACAAATGGATAACCGCAACCGGTATAGCCTTTGGAGCTGGTGATAGGAAAAGTGATTTAGTAGGAACAAAAGATGATAAACAATATCGCTCTCTTTTATGTATGCCGTTCAACACTTGCCAAGTGGGATTAAAAATAAATGTTCTTAAAATGAACACACTCCCTCTCACAAAGATAACGTCAGGGAATCCAGTTTTGGATATAACTCCGGGCAGACTAGATTTTGACAAATCGGTACAAGAGGGAATAAAACTCAACCCATTTCAAGTTAGATGCCATGCAATAAGTTACGAGTCAATAGAGAAAGCTATCGTTCTCTGCATCAACACAGCAAACGAGAATGCCTCACACATTGCCAAAGAAGATTATGTTAATCTACTTGAAAATTTATGCAGAGCGGTGACGCTTACCCCTGAAGGAGAGGTCCCCCTCTCAACAACAATGGAAGGCTCGACATTTCTTGAACTTGCATTTCTGGAAGAAGATTTTAACTTTCCTCTTGACGATGAAGGCAAGAAAGACATTGTGGAATATTGTAATCAACTTCTCTATTCATTGAATAGCTGTCTACCTAATCTTCGAACAGGGATGTCCGACTGGAACTCTTCAATTGGAGCTAATCTAGACTTGGAAGAATGGATCCATGTAACTGGAGATGGAGAACAGTGTTATGTAGACTGTGCCTGGGATAATCCGGATATCTTTGAAATTCTGGAAAATACTATTTTGTCAGGGCTGCCTGTTCCTCCAAACGTAGGTTTTTATATCAGAAACACAAAGGATTGCCACCGTCTCTTCCATTTGAGGGAATTCCTTCTCGGTATTCGCAATAAAGGTGCTTCTCCATTAAAACAAAATCCATTCATATTACGTATGGCCCATGTAGATCTATATAACGAACTTCTTCAAGATAAAATCAGTGACCCAAGAAAAAGGATACTCTCTTCTTCCAACAACAATTGGCGTTTAAACGATTATATTCGGCATAACATGTCATCATCTTATCCGCAAGAAGAGCCTATTTACTTCTTGGCTAAAGATAGTAATGGTAATCTATTTTGGCTACAATGGCCTAACGCACAATACATGTATAATATTCCATTACCTGCTAATAATTAA